From Heteronotia binoei isolate CCM8104 ecotype False Entrance Well chromosome 3, APGP_CSIRO_Hbin_v1, whole genome shotgun sequence, a single genomic window includes:
- the RNF6 gene encoding E3 ubiquitin-protein ligase RNF6 isoform X1: MDSSGSDLGEGGGQTTFRNPSGEDKRQWQQERLNREEAYYQFINELSYEDYRLMRDCNILGTPGEITADELQQRLQGAKEHLVSRDDSENTEGDAVRYSEILGLNPANVSLPEWQSMFHRAGNSTRSSEQRGNQPWRAVSRVTPTNGGFRFSLEINIDHEYNGGDSPTEEFDGISHGYMVRSHAENTSPVADSPIASRTRSRVVRETFSHALASSESGSISDSVAQSGEETPRLFLGRHSSRNSSLATHTFLDDNEHNIIRQRRVQRVTSVRLHSRRARARNWRRARQRSEALRSQSQTLLEGQQHRDTQETQRRSRRMHTVHSPPQQGEMQVPSLDIIVEEEESGRSTTILRRHPAITLDLQVRRIPPGAYRDRQRIGIRTLSGAGMAENLVASESNSEGFHWTVLQPEHTGMQTYGSAIPPHRISETGLRESSSVAVGSVIRQIMTELGELSSLIDIDNEIRRSVRHLSEMQSELSDLQNLSSIGEFRDASLESSPAEHDRREWQGETSAVQDGHHGDGAQDNSQFQDTSNLTGNGTLSILRLMPDLLLDNYTNDRLRGLTKDQMDSLSTRSYGTTIAEESERSMTCSVCINDYVVGSKLRQLPCKHEFHFHCIDRWLSENSTCPICRQSVVN, encoded by the exons ATGGACAGTTCTGGGTCTGACTTGGGAGAAGGTGGTGGGCAGACCACCTTTCGAAACCCCAGTGGTGAAGATAAAAGGCAGTGGCAGCAGGAGCGCCTTAACAGGGAAGAAGCCTATTACCAATTTATTAATGAACTCAGTTACGAAGACTACAGGTTAATGAGAGATTGCAACATCCTTGGGACTCCAG GAGAAATAACAGCAGATGAGCTGCAGCAACGCTTGCAAGGTGCAAAGGAGCATCTGGTATCCCGAGATGATTCAGAAAATACAGAAGGAGATGCAGTTAGAT ATTCCGAGATTCTTGGGCTAAACCCAGCCAATGTTTCCCTGCCAGAATGGCAGAGTATGTTCCATCGTGCGGGAAATTCCACCCGCAGTAGCGAACAGAGGGGGAACCAACCTTGGAGAGCTGTGAGCCGGGTGACCCCAACTAATGGAGGATTCCGGTTTAGTCTCGAAATAAATATAGATCATGAATATAATGGTGGGGATAGTCCCACTGAAGAATTTGATGGCATCTCACATGGCTACATGGTCAGAAGCCATGCAGAAAACACATCTCCAGTAGCAGATAGCCCAATAGCCAGCCGAACTAGGAGCAGGGTAGTGAGAGAGACATTTAGCCATGCACTTGCCTCCTCTGAAAGTGGTAGCATAAGTGATTCAGTGGCACAAAGTGGTGAAGAGACACCTCGACTTTTCTTAGGCAGACACAGCAGTAGAAACAGCAGCTTAGCAACACACACCTTTTTAGATGACAATGAACACAACATTATTAGACAGAGGAGAGTACAAAGAGTTACATCAGTGAGACTTCACAGCAGGAGAGCCAGAGCTAGAAACTGGAGGAGGGCAAGACAAAGATCAGAAGCATTGAGGAGTCAGAGCCAGACCCTGTTGGAAGGACAGCAACATAGGGATACTCAGGAAACCCAAAGAAGGTCTAGAAGGATGCATACAGTccattctcccccacaacaaggtGAAATGCAAGTGCCGTCACTGGATATAATTGTGGAAGAGGAGGAATCTGGGAGATCCACAACCATACTTAGAAGACATCCTGCTATTACATTAGATCTTCAGGTAAGAAGAattcctcctggagcatacagaGACCGTCAAAGGATTGGTATAAGAACTCTCTCAGGAGCAGGCATGGCAGAAAACTTGGTTGCTTCTGAAAGTAATAGTGAGGGTTTTCATTGGACCGTTTTACAACCTGAGCACACAGGCATGCAAACTTATGGTAGTGCCATACCTCCTCACAGAATATCAGAAACTGGGCTTAGGGAGTCTTCATCGGTGGCTGTTGGATCAGTCATAAGGCAAATTATGACTGAGTTAGGAGAACTAAGTTCATTAATAGACATAGATAATGAAATTCGGAGGAGTGTTCGGCACTTATCAGAGATGCAGTCAGAGCTGTCTGACTTGCAAAATCTAAGCAGTATTGGTGAATTCAGAGACGCATCACTTGAAAGCAGTCCTGCTGAACATGATAGGAGGGAATGGCAAGGAGAGACCAGTGCTGTGCAGGATGGCCATCATGGTGATGGAGCTCAAGATAACAGTCAGTTTCAAGACACAAGCAATTTAACTGGAAATGGGACACTTTCCATTCTTCGACTTATGCCTGATCTTTTGTTAGATAACTATACCAATGACCGCTTGAGAGGATTAACCAAAGACCAAATGGACAGTCTCTCCACTCGCAGTTATGGGACCACCATTGCAGAGGAAAGTGAAAGAAGTATGACCTGTAGTGTATGCATTAATGACTATGTGGTGGGAAGCAAGCTAAGGCAGTTACCATGCAAGCATGAATTCCATTTTCATTGTATTGATCGTTGGCTTTCTGAAAATTCCACTTGTCCGATCTGTCGGCAATCTGTAGTAAACTAA
- the RNF6 gene encoding E3 ubiquitin-protein ligase RNF6 isoform X2, translated as MCNVSGEITADELQQRLQGAKEHLVSRDDSENTEGDAVRYSEILGLNPANVSLPEWQSMFHRAGNSTRSSEQRGNQPWRAVSRVTPTNGGFRFSLEINIDHEYNGGDSPTEEFDGISHGYMVRSHAENTSPVADSPIASRTRSRVVRETFSHALASSESGSISDSVAQSGEETPRLFLGRHSSRNSSLATHTFLDDNEHNIIRQRRVQRVTSVRLHSRRARARNWRRARQRSEALRSQSQTLLEGQQHRDTQETQRRSRRMHTVHSPPQQGEMQVPSLDIIVEEEESGRSTTILRRHPAITLDLQVRRIPPGAYRDRQRIGIRTLSGAGMAENLVASESNSEGFHWTVLQPEHTGMQTYGSAIPPHRISETGLRESSSVAVGSVIRQIMTELGELSSLIDIDNEIRRSVRHLSEMQSELSDLQNLSSIGEFRDASLESSPAEHDRREWQGETSAVQDGHHGDGAQDNSQFQDTSNLTGNGTLSILRLMPDLLLDNYTNDRLRGLTKDQMDSLSTRSYGTTIAEESERSMTCSVCINDYVVGSKLRQLPCKHEFHFHCIDRWLSENSTCPICRQSVVN; from the exons ATGTGCAACGTTTCAGGAGAAATAACAGCAGATGAGCTGCAGCAACGCTTGCAAGGTGCAAAGGAGCATCTGGTATCCCGAGATGATTCAGAAAATACAGAAGGAGATGCAGTTAGAT ATTCCGAGATTCTTGGGCTAAACCCAGCCAATGTTTCCCTGCCAGAATGGCAGAGTATGTTCCATCGTGCGGGAAATTCCACCCGCAGTAGCGAACAGAGGGGGAACCAACCTTGGAGAGCTGTGAGCCGGGTGACCCCAACTAATGGAGGATTCCGGTTTAGTCTCGAAATAAATATAGATCATGAATATAATGGTGGGGATAGTCCCACTGAAGAATTTGATGGCATCTCACATGGCTACATGGTCAGAAGCCATGCAGAAAACACATCTCCAGTAGCAGATAGCCCAATAGCCAGCCGAACTAGGAGCAGGGTAGTGAGAGAGACATTTAGCCATGCACTTGCCTCCTCTGAAAGTGGTAGCATAAGTGATTCAGTGGCACAAAGTGGTGAAGAGACACCTCGACTTTTCTTAGGCAGACACAGCAGTAGAAACAGCAGCTTAGCAACACACACCTTTTTAGATGACAATGAACACAACATTATTAGACAGAGGAGAGTACAAAGAGTTACATCAGTGAGACTTCACAGCAGGAGAGCCAGAGCTAGAAACTGGAGGAGGGCAAGACAAAGATCAGAAGCATTGAGGAGTCAGAGCCAGACCCTGTTGGAAGGACAGCAACATAGGGATACTCAGGAAACCCAAAGAAGGTCTAGAAGGATGCATACAGTccattctcccccacaacaaggtGAAATGCAAGTGCCGTCACTGGATATAATTGTGGAAGAGGAGGAATCTGGGAGATCCACAACCATACTTAGAAGACATCCTGCTATTACATTAGATCTTCAGGTAAGAAGAattcctcctggagcatacagaGACCGTCAAAGGATTGGTATAAGAACTCTCTCAGGAGCAGGCATGGCAGAAAACTTGGTTGCTTCTGAAAGTAATAGTGAGGGTTTTCATTGGACCGTTTTACAACCTGAGCACACAGGCATGCAAACTTATGGTAGTGCCATACCTCCTCACAGAATATCAGAAACTGGGCTTAGGGAGTCTTCATCGGTGGCTGTTGGATCAGTCATAAGGCAAATTATGACTGAGTTAGGAGAACTAAGTTCATTAATAGACATAGATAATGAAATTCGGAGGAGTGTTCGGCACTTATCAGAGATGCAGTCAGAGCTGTCTGACTTGCAAAATCTAAGCAGTATTGGTGAATTCAGAGACGCATCACTTGAAAGCAGTCCTGCTGAACATGATAGGAGGGAATGGCAAGGAGAGACCAGTGCTGTGCAGGATGGCCATCATGGTGATGGAGCTCAAGATAACAGTCAGTTTCAAGACACAAGCAATTTAACTGGAAATGGGACACTTTCCATTCTTCGACTTATGCCTGATCTTTTGTTAGATAACTATACCAATGACCGCTTGAGAGGATTAACCAAAGACCAAATGGACAGTCTCTCCACTCGCAGTTATGGGACCACCATTGCAGAGGAAAGTGAAAGAAGTATGACCTGTAGTGTATGCATTAATGACTATGTGGTGGGAAGCAAGCTAAGGCAGTTACCATGCAAGCATGAATTCCATTTTCATTGTATTGATCGTTGGCTTTCTGAAAATTCCACTTGTCCGATCTGTCGGCAATCTGTAGTAAACTAA